The following are from one region of the Amedibacterium intestinale genome:
- a CDS encoding type III pantothenate kinase, with protein sequence MLMVIDIGNTNITVGIYKGDKLIGNYRLTTKMKRTSDEYGFMIMNFLTSSKVSYDQIKDVIISSVVPKIMHSFLNGIRKYMHKEPIVVGPGIKTGISVKAENPKAVGSDRIVDAAGAFYEYGGPCLVVDFGTMTTFDYVDEKGNFEFGVITLGIETGAQAMWSQAAKLPEIEIKKPKTILTKNTPTSMQAGLVYGYIGQSEYIIRKFQEELNVKMRVIATGGLGKIIYKNTDYIDVYDRDLTFKGLKHIYEKYNSSK encoded by the coding sequence ATGTTAATGGTCATTGATATAGGAAACACAAATATCACCGTTGGTATTTATAAAGGAGATAAACTGATTGGAAACTATCGTCTGACTACCAAGATGAAGCGAACAAGTGACGAATATGGCTTTATGATCATGAACTTTTTGACATCCTCCAAAGTATCTTATGATCAAATCAAAGATGTCATCATTTCCAGTGTCGTTCCCAAAATCATGCACTCCTTTTTAAACGGGATTCGCAAATACATGCATAAAGAACCTATCGTCGTAGGTCCCGGTATTAAAACTGGAATCTCTGTTAAAGCAGAAAATCCAAAAGCTGTAGGATCTGATCGTATCGTTGATGCGGCAGGTGCCTTTTATGAATATGGAGGTCCCTGCCTTGTTGTTGACTTTGGCACAATGACAACGTTTGATTATGTCGATGAAAAAGGCAACTTTGAATTTGGAGTGATTACCCTTGGCATTGAAACCGGAGCACAGGCCATGTGGTCACAGGCTGCCAAGCTTCCAGAAATCGAAATCAAAAAACCAAAAACCATTCTGACAAAAAATACCCCTACCAGTATGCAGGCAGGACTTGTGTATGGCTATATTGGACAAAGCGAATACATCATTCGTAAATTTCAGGAAGAATTAAATGTAAAAATGCGTGTTATCGCGACTGGCGGATTAGGAAAAATCATTTATAAAAATACCGATTATATTGATGTATATGATCGTGATTTAACATTTAAAGGTTTAAAACATATTTACGAAAAATACAATTCCAGCAAATAA
- a CDS encoding MarR family winged helix-turn-helix transcriptional regulator, whose product MDHTKRKITKIAREVNKFTVRTLKREGIGSSELDFIHMVRKNPGITQGEVCRKLGIDKGAGARLVSNIETKGYLIRKPNPQDKRSQLLYASEKANHLKNSKAHIETIFYEWLCEGFSEEENKQFASLLDIVYQRCKEESKNDFQTISKRIKE is encoded by the coding sequence ATGGATCACACAAAGCGTAAGATAACAAAGATAGCACGTGAAGTAAATAAATTTACGGTACGCACTTTAAAACGTGAGGGAATCGGAAGTTCTGAACTGGATTTTATTCATATGGTACGTAAAAATCCCGGTATTACGCAGGGGGAAGTATGTAGAAAACTCGGTATTGATAAAGGGGCCGGGGCAAGATTGGTTTCCAATATTGAAACAAAGGGCTATTTGATTCGAAAGCCAAATCCACAAGATAAGCGAAGTCAGCTTTTATATGCCAGCGAAAAAGCGAATCATTTAAAAAACTCAAAAGCACACATCGAAACCATATTTTATGAATGGTTATGTGAAGGCTTTAGTGAAGAAGAAAACAAACAGTTTGCATCTTTGCTGGATATTGTATATCAGCGTTGCAAAGAAGAATCCAAAAATGATTTTCAAACAATATCAAAAAGAATAAAGGAGTAA
- a CDS encoding YitT family protein, producing the protein MKQLKMKQEIRQYFWVITGGILFAAAVNLFIVPLDLYSCGVVGIAQVLRTILVDYMHIPFPHQIDIAGILNFLINIPLFVLAYRSISHSFFVKTLVNVIVQTAALTFIMVPNTPIIEDVLTSCVVAGVIGGFGIGMVLRSSGSGGGLDILGVYMTKKSEKFSVGKLSLIINVIVYLFCAVLFNVQTAVYSIIFMLSFSLMLDKMHFQNINMTAMIFTKNKEIQKVIMKEMGRGVTYWKGAGAYTNTDTYILLTVINKYEEDQIRRIVEAQDPHAFVILSEGMRVSGNFERRL; encoded by the coding sequence ATGAAACAATTGAAAATGAAACAAGAAATTAGACAGTATTTTTGGGTCATTACAGGAGGAATCCTGTTTGCGGCAGCTGTTAATTTATTTATTGTACCCCTGGATTTGTATAGTTGTGGAGTTGTTGGGATTGCACAGGTCTTACGAACGATTTTGGTTGACTATATGCATATTCCATTCCCACATCAAATCGATATTGCAGGTATCTTAAATTTTTTGATCAATATTCCTTTATTTGTTCTGGCCTATCGAAGTATTTCTCATTCCTTTTTTGTAAAAACACTGGTAAATGTCATAGTTCAAACGGCAGCATTAACATTTATCATGGTTCCCAATACTCCTATCATTGAAGATGTGCTTACATCCTGTGTCGTAGCGGGAGTCATTGGCGGATTTGGTATCGGGATGGTTTTGCGCAGTTCTGGAAGTGGCGGTGGACTTGATATACTCGGTGTTTATATGACAAAAAAAAGTGAAAAGTTTTCTGTTGGAAAACTTTCTTTAATAATCAATGTGATCGTATATTTGTTTTGTGCAGTTTTATTTAATGTGCAAACGGCAGTTTACTCAATTATCTTTATGCTTTCTTTTTCTTTGATGCTTGATAAAATGCATTTTCAAAACATCAATATGACCGCAATGATCTTTACAAAAAATAAAGAAATACAAAAAGTTATCATGAAAGAAATGGGAAGAGGGGTAACGTATTGGAAAGGTGCAGGCGCTTATACAAATACAGATACTTATATATTGTTGACGGTAATCAATAAATATGAAGAAGATCAAATCAGAAGAATTGTGGAAGCTCAAGATCCGCATGCTTTTGTTATTTTAAGTGAAGGAATGCGTGTGAGCGGTAACTTTGAGAGAAGATTATAG
- a CDS encoding 2-hydroxyacyl-CoA dehydratase, producing the protein MQRVEFTKEMKKTHKILVPMMLPIHFQFLQNIFHKEGYNVELLETKGQSIIDEGLKNVHNDTCYPALLVIGQMIDALKSGKYDTDHVALAITQTGGGCRASNYIHLLRKALVQAGFAHVPVISVNFSKLEKNSGFKLTPSMLLRLLYGFLYGDMLMWLKNQCKPYELEKGSSDALVTTWIETITREFDSLSFLRLQKNYKEMLEDFASLPRSGKKKIRVGIVGEIYMKYAPLGNNDLEEFLIHEGCEPVVSGVLDFGLYCLENAKIDYEYYNRNKKSHTIVSLASAYIQNLQKKGNKLIEQQGIFHVPDSFQEVIENSEGMIDRGVKMGEGWLLTSEMVTLIKNGVNNIVCCQPFGCLPNHIVAKGMARKLKNKYPYSNIVAVDYDPSATKVNQENRLKLMLSNARLNETFLKEKQEETNKAIAKQTAYACD; encoded by the coding sequence ATGCAACGTGTAGAATTTACAAAAGAAATGAAAAAAACACATAAGATTCTTGTACCTATGATGCTGCCTATTCATTTTCAGTTCCTGCAAAATATCTTTCATAAAGAAGGTTATAATGTTGAACTATTAGAAACAAAAGGACAAAGCATTATTGATGAAGGATTAAAAAATGTACACAACGATACTTGTTATCCTGCCCTATTAGTCATTGGACAGATGATCGATGCCTTAAAGAGTGGAAAATACGATACTGATCATGTTGCTCTGGCAATTACCCAAACAGGAGGAGGCTGTCGTGCTTCCAACTATATTCACCTTCTTCGAAAAGCGCTTGTACAGGCAGGTTTTGCCCATGTTCCTGTTATCTCTGTAAACTTCTCTAAACTGGAAAAAAACAGTGGATTTAAACTAACTCCTAGTATGCTTCTACGTTTATTATATGGCTTTTTATACGGAGATATGCTAATGTGGTTAAAAAATCAATGTAAGCCATATGAACTGGAAAAAGGGTCCAGTGATGCCCTTGTGACAACCTGGATAGAAACAATTACACGTGAATTTGATTCTTTATCTTTTTTAAGACTTCAAAAAAACTATAAAGAAATGTTAGAAGATTTTGCTTCTCTTCCAAGAAGCGGAAAAAAGAAAATTCGTGTAGGTATCGTTGGTGAAATCTATATGAAATATGCACCTCTTGGAAACAATGATTTAGAAGAATTCCTGATTCATGAAGGCTGTGAACCAGTCGTTTCCGGAGTTCTTGATTTTGGTCTATACTGCCTGGAGAATGCAAAAATTGATTATGAATATTATAATCGCAATAAAAAATCACATACGATCGTTTCCCTTGCATCAGCATATATTCAAAACCTGCAGAAAAAAGGAAACAAACTAATTGAACAGCAGGGTATCTTCCATGTACCTGACAGTTTTCAGGAAGTCATTGAAAACAGCGAAGGTATGATTGATCGCGGTGTAAAAATGGGTGAAGGATGGCTTTTAACAAGTGAAATGGTTACCCTAATTAAAAATGGTGTAAACAATATTGTCTGCTGTCAGCCATTTGGATGCTTGCCAAATCATATCGTGGCAAAAGGTATGGCGAGAAAGCTAAAAAACAAATACCCGTATTCCAATATCGTTGCTGTAGATTATGATCCAAGCGCAACGAAAGTCAATCAGGAAAACCGCTTAAAACTAATGCTAAGCAATGCCAGATTAAATGAAACTTTCCTAAAGGAAAAACAGGAAGAAACAAATAAAGCTATCGCAAAACAAACTGCCTATGCATGCGATTAA
- a CDS encoding MFS transporter, which produces MKEKKTSHLSKAMLFILLFGIVSLFSDMTHEGASSIRGAYLSLLGASAGMIGFISGFGELIGYSMRYIFGKITDKTKKYWPMTILGYLLDILAVPALALVGEHGWIMASILLVIQRMGKAIKKPAKDTIMSFAASQEGSGKSFGIQELLDQIGAFLGPVLLYLVMLFKTTGTVFEKYATCFAILAIPGFLTILLLFFTKHKFPNPEHFEPEPKEYIPFKMKKEFIFYIAGISLFAFGFIDYSIIIMHVSKTFGSLASGLAETTSLVNSGTLPLLYAGAMIIDAVAALVFGYLYDKKGTKILVLSTLISAPFAIFIFAFHSTSSLLFGIALWGIGMGAQESILKAAVTNMVPKTSRASGYGIFECSFGIFWFLGSWLLGVLYDVNIYAMIFVSVFAQLAAIPFYISSSKQTR; this is translated from the coding sequence ATGAAAGAAAAGAAAACATCGCACTTATCAAAAGCAATGCTGTTTATTTTGCTGTTTGGAATTGTCAGCTTATTTTCTGATATGACACATGAAGGTGCATCCAGTATTCGCGGAGCCTATCTTTCTTTGCTTGGGGCATCTGCCGGCATGATTGGTTTTATATCCGGTTTCGGTGAACTTATTGGTTATTCCATGCGTTATATTTTTGGAAAAATTACTGATAAAACCAAAAAATACTGGCCAATGACCATTCTTGGATATCTATTGGATATTCTTGCGGTACCAGCTTTGGCACTTGTTGGGGAACATGGGTGGATCATGGCTTCTATTTTACTTGTTATTCAAAGAATGGGAAAAGCCATTAAAAAACCAGCCAAAGATACCATCATGTCTTTTGCGGCATCACAGGAAGGTTCTGGAAAAAGTTTTGGTATTCAGGAATTACTTGATCAAATTGGCGCTTTCTTAGGACCGGTATTATTGTACTTAGTTATGTTATTTAAAACTACAGGCACTGTTTTTGAAAAATATGCTACCTGTTTTGCGATTCTTGCGATTCCTGGATTTCTTACCATTCTTTTGCTGTTTTTTACCAAACACAAATTTCCAAACCCAGAACATTTCGAACCAGAGCCAAAAGAATATATTCCTTTCAAAATGAAGAAAGAATTCATCTTTTATATTGCAGGCATCAGTTTGTTTGCATTTGGATTTATTGATTACTCTATCATTATTATGCATGTATCAAAAACATTTGGAAGTCTTGCCAGTGGTCTAGCAGAAACCACTTCCCTTGTAAACAGTGGAACATTGCCATTGCTGTATGCAGGTGCCATGATCATAGATGCTGTGGCAGCTCTTGTCTTTGGTTATTTATACGATAAAAAAGGAACAAAGATTTTAGTATTATCCACCTTGATTTCTGCACCATTTGCTATTTTTATCTTTGCTTTCCATTCCACTTCTTCCCTTTTGTTTGGCATTGCGTTATGGGGCATCGGCATGGGAGCACAGGAATCTATTTTAAAAGCCGCTGTTACCAATATGGTTCCTAAAACAAGTCGTGCCAGCGGTTATGGAATTTTTGAATGCAGCTTTGGTATCTTCTGGTTTTTAGGAAGCTGGCTGTTAGGTGTTTTATACGATGTAAACATCTATGCTATGATTTTTGTTTCCGTATTTGCCCAGCTTGCTGCTATTCCTTTCTACATCTCATCATCTAAACAAACAAGATAA
- the coaBC gene encoding bifunctional phosphopantothenoylcysteine decarboxylase/phosphopantothenate--cysteine ligase CoaBC, producing the protein MKKTIVLGVTGGIAAFKAAQLTSNLIKKGYDVEVIMTKNATEFIAPLTFESLTKHNVMVSTFEKVADRSVKHVSIAKRADIFVIVPATANVIAKIVHGLADDMLTTTFLAATCPKVICPAMNTNMYENPITQNNLKLCKEFGFEIIDSADGYLACGDSGKGKLQDIALIEERIEDILHASSELKGKHVLVSAGPTQEAMDPVRFISNHSSGKMGYAIARAAANMGAEVTLVSGPVSLSTPYGVNKISITSANEMSQAIKEHMEEADFIIKAAAVGDYRVEHISNEKIKKQGDILELTLHKNEDILAYIGAHKKPQQVLCGFAMETENLVENAEEKRKKKNCDMIVANNLKTEGAGFQGDTNVAVLLQENGTEELGLMSKYELGKTILLRMLEIQENRKGTSVSC; encoded by the coding sequence ATGAAAAAAACAATTGTATTGGGTGTTACCGGTGGCATTGCGGCATTTAAAGCTGCACAGCTTACCAGCAACCTCATAAAAAAAGGATATGACGTAGAAGTAATCATGACAAAGAATGCAACAGAATTCATTGCCCCTTTGACATTTGAATCTCTTACAAAACACAATGTCATGGTTTCTACTTTTGAAAAAGTGGCAGATCGAAGTGTAAAACATGTATCCATTGCCAAACGTGCAGATATTTTTGTCATTGTACCGGCAACAGCCAATGTCATCGCAAAAATCGTACATGGGCTTGCGGATGATATGTTAACAACAACTTTCCTTGCGGCAACATGCCCAAAAGTCATCTGTCCGGCAATGAATACAAATATGTATGAAAACCCCATCACGCAAAACAATTTGAAGTTATGCAAAGAGTTTGGATTTGAAATTATCGACTCTGCCGATGGATATTTAGCGTGTGGAGACAGCGGAAAAGGAAAACTGCAGGATATTGCGCTTATTGAAGAGCGTATAGAAGATATTTTACATGCATCTTCGGAATTAAAAGGAAAACATGTACTTGTCAGTGCAGGACCTACACAGGAAGCGATGGATCCGGTTCGCTTTATCTCCAATCATTCTTCCGGGAAAATGGGATATGCGATTGCCAGAGCAGCTGCCAATATGGGCGCAGAAGTCACACTGGTAAGTGGTCCGGTTTCTTTATCTACCCCTTATGGTGTAAACAAGATTTCTATCACAAGTGCAAATGAAATGAGTCAGGCAATCAAAGAACATATGGAAGAAGCAGACTTTATTATTAAGGCCGCAGCCGTTGGCGATTATCGTGTAGAACATATTTCCAATGAAAAAATCAAAAAACAGGGAGATATCTTAGAATTGACATTGCATAAAAACGAAGATATTCTTGCCTATATCGGTGCCCACAAAAAGCCACAGCAGGTATTATGCGGATTTGCGATGGAAACCGAAAATCTAGTAGAAAATGCAGAGGAAAAACGGAAAAAGAAAAACTGCGATATGATCGTAGCCAACAACCTGAAAACAGAAGGTGCCGGTTTTCAAGGCGATACCAATGTAGCTGTTTTATTACAGGAAAATGGAACAGAAGAACTTGGTTTAATGAGCAAATATGAACTTGGAAAAACCATATTGTTGAGAATGCTGGAAATACAAGAAAACAGGAAAGGAACATCTGTCTCATGTTAA
- a CDS encoding acyl-CoA dehydratase activase-related protein, with amino-acid sequence MTYKLGIDVGSTTLKAVLLNDVDEIIYKSYERHKSKVREMSVAKLKELEPYLKGHDIALAITGSAGLGIANDAQFPFVQEVFATAQAVRQYYPRTDVVVELGGEDAKIIFLKGALEERMNSTCAGGTGAFIDQMASLLNVDLETMDKLSLQYTTLYPIASRCGVFAKSDVQPLINQGVEKSNLAASIFQAVVDQSIAGLAQGRNIEGNVLFLGGPLHFLKGLQNRFKETLHLSEEEANFPALAPYFVALGSAVYASGETKTYTYEEALHKMEQMANIEVKTDGLAPLFKDEKEYEEFIKRHGNAKVARSDIHTYQGNAYLGIDSGSTTTKLALIDEHDNILYESYASNQGNPIDVIKKELLKIYDLMEDRIHIVHSAVTGYGEELMKHAFHLDVGIVETIAHYTAAKHFNPNVDFIIDIGGQDMKCFRIKDNSIDDILLNEACSSGCGSFIETFAKSMEYDVKEFAKMGLNAKHPVDLGTRCTVFMNSSVKQAQKNGASIEDISAGLCISVVKNALYKVIRAKNADEIGKEIVVQGGTFLNDTVLRSFEMELGRNVIRPGIAHLMGAYGAALIAKHKNKTSSSILTKQQLQAFAHTSKAINCGLCTNHCNLTVNTFDDGSRHIAGNKCERPVSGKVNKEKLPNLYDDKYERLRNLKSIPGKRGKIGIPLVLNMYDTLPFWHSFFTNLGFEVVLSDHSTKALYAKGQHTIPSDTVCYPAKLVHGHIQSLIDKGMQTIFYPCMTYNVKEEMSDNHFNCPVVAYYPEVIEGNMNLEDITFLYPYIYLEDPAVLIKQMKEVFHAHNIKIDEDEILAASKHAYEEYENFKNQIYKKGQEAIAFAKEHQRKCIVLAGRPYHVDPQINHGIHRLLNNLGFVVLSEDCIPKQPQRPSIHVLNQWTFHARMYNAAQFVCSQKNMEMIQLVSFGCGIDAITTDEVKDILRSHNKLYTQIKIDEVDNLGAVKIRCRSLQAAMEEREG; translated from the coding sequence ATGACATATAAACTAGGAATTGATGTAGGTTCTACTACTTTAAAAGCTGTCTTGCTGAATGATGTAGACGAAATTATATACAAAAGTTATGAACGTCATAAATCAAAAGTAAGAGAAATGAGTGTTGCGAAACTAAAAGAACTAGAACCTTATTTAAAAGGACATGATATTGCTTTGGCAATTACAGGAAGTGCAGGACTTGGAATCGCAAACGATGCGCAGTTTCCTTTTGTACAGGAAGTTTTCGCAACCGCACAGGCAGTACGCCAGTATTATCCAAGAACCGATGTTGTTGTAGAGCTTGGAGGAGAGGATGCGAAAATCATTTTCTTAAAAGGGGCTTTAGAAGAAAGAATGAATTCTACCTGTGCAGGTGGTACAGGTGCTTTCATTGACCAGATGGCTTCCTTATTAAATGTAGATCTGGAAACGATGGATAAGCTTTCCCTGCAATATACAACATTGTATCCGATTGCTTCTCGATGTGGAGTATTTGCGAAAAGTGATGTGCAGCCCCTCATCAATCAGGGAGTAGAAAAAAGCAACTTAGCTGCCAGTATATTTCAAGCTGTTGTCGATCAAAGTATTGCAGGACTTGCCCAGGGAAGAAACATAGAAGGAAATGTCTTGTTTCTTGGAGGACCGCTTCACTTCTTAAAAGGATTGCAGAATCGCTTTAAAGAAACCTTGCATTTAAGTGAAGAAGAAGCAAACTTCCCTGCTTTGGCTCCTTACTTTGTAGCCCTTGGCAGTGCTGTTTATGCAAGCGGAGAAACAAAAACCTATACGTATGAGGAAGCTTTACATAAAATGGAGCAGATGGCAAATATCGAAGTAAAAACAGATGGATTAGCTCCTTTATTCAAAGATGAAAAAGAGTATGAAGAATTTATAAAGCGTCATGGAAATGCAAAAGTTGCACGAAGTGATATTCATACGTATCAAGGAAATGCCTATTTAGGAATCGATTCTGGAAGTACAACGACAAAACTTGCGCTTATTGATGAACACGATAACATCTTATATGAAAGTTATGCCAGCAATCAGGGAAATCCCATTGACGTCATCAAAAAGGAACTCTTGAAAATTTATGATTTGATGGAAGATCGTATTCATATCGTTCACAGTGCGGTTACCGGTTATGGGGAAGAATTAATGAAACACGCTTTTCATCTCGATGTTGGAATTGTAGAAACCATCGCCCATTATACAGCTGCCAAGCATTTTAATCCAAATGTAGATTTTATCATTGATATTGGCGGACAGGATATGAAGTGTTTCCGTATCAAAGATAATTCCATTGATGATATTTTATTAAATGAAGCATGTTCCAGTGGATGTGGAAGTTTTATTGAAACTTTCGCTAAAAGCATGGAATATGATGTAAAAGAATTTGCGAAAATGGGACTAAACGCAAAACATCCTGTTGATTTAGGTACAAGATGTACCGTATTTATGAATTCATCTGTAAAACAGGCACAGAAAAATGGGGCAAGTATTGAAGATATTTCAGCTGGACTATGCATTAGTGTTGTGAAAAACGCATTATATAAAGTAATTCGTGCCAAAAATGCAGATGAGATTGGCAAAGAAATCGTTGTGCAGGGAGGAACCTTTCTAAATGATACAGTTTTAAGAAGCTTTGAAATGGAACTTGGAAGAAATGTTATTCGACCTGGTATTGCACATTTAATGGGAGCATATGGAGCTGCTCTTATCGCAAAACATAAAAACAAAACATCTTCTTCTATTTTAACAAAACAGCAATTGCAAGCCTTTGCCCATACTTCCAAAGCAATAAACTGTGGTTTATGTACAAATCACTGTAACTTAACCGTAAATACCTTTGATGATGGAAGCCGTCATATTGCCGGAAATAAATGTGAGCGTCCAGTTAGCGGTAAGGTAAACAAGGAAAAACTTCCTAATTTATATGATGATAAATATGAACGTTTACGCAATCTAAAAAGTATTCCGGGAAAACGTGGCAAAATCGGAATTCCTCTTGTTTTAAATATGTATGATACTTTACCTTTCTGGCATAGTTTCTTTACAAACCTTGGATTTGAAGTTGTATTAAGTGATCATTCTACAAAGGCTTTATATGCGAAAGGACAGCATACCATTCCAAGTGATACCGTTTGTTATCCGGCAAAACTGGTACATGGTCATATTCAATCTTTAATAGATAAAGGTATGCAGACGATCTTTTACCCATGCATGACATATAACGTAAAAGAAGAAATGAGCGACAATCATTTTAATTGTCCAGTTGTTGCCTATTATCCAGAAGTTATAGAAGGAAATATGAATTTAGAAGATATAACATTCTTATATCCATATATATATTTAGAAGATCCTGCTGTTCTAATAAAACAGATGAAAGAAGTGTTTCATGCTCACAATATAAAAATTGATGAAGATGAAATTCTTGCGGCAAGCAAACATGCTTACGAAGAATATGAAAACTTTAAAAACCAGATTTACAAAAAAGGACAGGAAGCAATCGCATTCGCAAAAGAACATCAACGTAAATGCATCGTACTGGCTGGACGACCATACCATGTGGATCCACAAATCAACCATGGAATTCATCGTTTATTAAACAACTTAGGATTTGTTGTTCTTAGTGAAGACTGTATTCCTAAACAGCCGCAAAGACCAAGCATCCATGTTTTAAACCAATGGACATTCCATGCTCGCATGTATAATGCTGCACAATTTGTCTGTTCACAAAAAAATATGGAAATGATTCAATTGGTAAGTTTTGGATGTGGAATTGATGCGATTACTACAGATGAGGTAAAAGACATTCTTCGCTCACACAACAAATTATATACACAGATAAAAATCGATGAAGTTGACAATTTAGGGGCTGTAAAAATTCGCTGTCGTTCTTTACAGGCCGCAATGGAAGAAAGAGAGGGATAA
- a CDS encoding LiaF transmembrane domain-containing protein — protein MKKQRWFWGFFFILSGILIIVSKLNLIPIEISAWSLFFTIFFVATTIQSILHKNVFGTLFSLAFLAIIYAKPLGIQAITPWTLLATTLLISIGISMVYRPKKNIYKNCSKKAESLYGNTNMQYEQSNDGFYKMHTNLNSSTRYIHTDDFKGADIRCRLGSMKIYFDQANIQGNHADIYLDIELSSVELFFPKTWKIEKNFNQSMSGCNEDELFSNETTIIEATVTLHGSLTTSGLDIHYI, from the coding sequence ATGAAAAAACAAAGATGGTTCTGGGGATTCTTTTTTATCCTCAGCGGTATATTAATTATCGTCAGCAAATTAAATCTTATCCCTATAGAAATCAGTGCATGGAGTTTATTCTTTACAATTTTCTTTGTCGCAACAACAATCCAGAGCATTCTCCATAAAAATGTATTTGGAACCTTGTTTTCCCTTGCCTTTCTGGCAATCATTTACGCAAAACCTTTAGGTATACAAGCCATTACCCCATGGACACTTCTTGCGACAACTTTATTGATCAGCATTGGTATTAGTATGGTATATCGTCCTAAAAAAAACATCTATAAAAACTGCAGCAAGAAAGCAGAAAGTTTATATGGAAACACCAATATGCAATATGAACAATCTAATGATGGATTTTATAAGATGCATACAAATCTTAATTCAAGTACCCGCTATATCCATACCGATGACTTTAAAGGAGCAGATATACGATGTCGCTTAGGTTCTATGAAAATCTATTTTGATCAGGCAAACATACAGGGAAATCATGCCGATATTTATCTGGATATTGAATTATCCAGTGTCGAATTATTTTTCCCAAAAACATGGAAAATAGAAAAAAATTTTAATCAGTCTATGTCTGGCTGCAATGAAGATGAGCTTTTCTCTAATGAAACCACCATTATTGAAGCTACGGTTACCTTGCATGGCAGTCTTACAACATCAGGATTAGATATTCATTATATCTAA
- a CDS encoding LytTR family DNA-binding domain-containing protein — MKIKIELDEQLQEGEIIIRANSLNQKVLDIQKTLYDLSKYQQTIVFYQGDRSYYLPLEDILFFETDGKEILAHTIDQMYTIKYRLYELEEILPGYFMRVSKSTILNIKRIYSLTRSLPSNCSVQFQNTHKQVYVSRYYYKPLKSRLEEKR, encoded by the coding sequence ATGAAAATCAAAATTGAACTTGATGAGCAATTGCAGGAAGGAGAAATCATTATACGTGCGAACTCCTTAAACCAAAAGGTTTTGGATATTCAAAAGACACTGTATGATCTATCAAAATACCAGCAGACAATCGTATTTTATCAAGGTGATCGCTCGTATTATCTGCCACTGGAAGACATTTTATTTTTTGAAACGGATGGGAAAGAAATCCTTGCGCATACAATCGATCAGATGTATACCATTAAATATCGCTTATATGAACTGGAAGAAATACTTCCCGGCTATTTCATGCGGGTATCAAAATCTACGATTTTAAACATAAAGCGTATTTATTCCCTAACACGATCGTTACCTTCCAATTGCAGTGTACAGTTTCAAAACACACATAAACAAGTCTATGTTTCAAGATATTATTATAAACCGCTAAAAAGCAGGTTAGAAGAAAAGAGGTAA
- a CDS encoding TetR/AcrR family transcriptional regulator yields the protein MEELSKQSRILHSAIALFSKYGIEDTSVNDIVKYAQVAKGTFYTYYKDKNELIFIILCKKYGTMLNEILQESHQISLDEKRSWKLVFVEKLADFYKQQPQILKMVHNHASCLIKTKERRNQIFSYLPSLSEFLSLFKKENEDIEQTLKRVLLLLEITNTVCYNALFYQHPDTIENILPELTKIICYA from the coding sequence ATGGAAGAATTAAGTAAACAAAGCAGAATCTTGCACTCTGCCATCGCACTTTTTTCAAAATATGGTATTGAAGATACCAGTGTAAATGATATTGTGAAATATGCACAGGTAGCCAAGGGGACGTTTTATACATATTATAAGGATAAAAATGAACTGATTTTTATTATTCTTTGTAAGAAGTATGGAACCATGTTAAATGAGATTTTACAGGAATCTCATCAAATTTCGCTGGATGAGAAGCGATCCTGGAAACTTGTATTTGTAGAAAAGCTTGCAGATTTTTACAAGCAGCAGCCACAAATCTTAAAAATGGTACACAATCATGCCTCATGCTTAATAAAAACAAAAGAAAGGCGAAATCAGATTTTTTCGTATCTGCCTTCTCTTTCTGAGTTTCTTTCCTTGTTTAAAAAAGAGAATGAGGATATAGAACAAACATTAAAAAGAGTGCTTTTGTTATTAGAAATAACAAATACTGTATGTTATAACGCTTTGTTTTACCAGCATCCAGATACAATTGAAAATATTCTTCCTGAGTTAACAAAAATTATTTGTTACGCATAG